CCAACCTGGCCTGCGGCTACCATGCGGGCGACCCGCTGACCATGCAGCGCACCGTTCGCCTGGCGGTAGAGCAGGGCGTCAGCATTGGCGCACACCCGGCCTACCCGGACCTGGCCGGCTTCGGCCGCCGGCACCTGAGCTGCTCGCCCGAGGAAGTGCGGGCGCTGGTGCTCTACCAGATCGGCGCCCTGGACGCCTTCTGCCGCGCCGCCGGCACCCGCGTCGATTACGTGAAGCCCCACGGCGCGCTGTACAACGACCTGGTGCGGGACGACGCGCTGCTCAGTGCCGTGCTCGACGCCTGCGCCGCCTACCGCAAGGGCCTGCCGCTGATGGTACTGGCCCTGGCCGACAACCGCCGCGAACTGCAACTGGCCGATGCCGCCGACGTACCGCTGATGTTCGAGGCCTTCGCCGACCGCGCCTACCTGCCCGACGGTCAGCTCGCCCCGCGCCGCCTGCCCGATGCCGTGCACCACGAACCACAGCGCATCCTCGACCAGGCCCTGGCGATTGCCCGTGGCGAGCCCTTCCCGGACATCGACGGCAACCCGCTGCGCCTGCGCGCCGACAGCCTCTGCGTGCACGGCGACAACCCCGAATCCCTGGCGGTGCTACGGCGCCTGCGTGGCCTGCTGGACCAGGCATGATCCGTGTCGAAGCCTTCGGCGCCACGGCGCTGCTGATCACCCTCGCCGAGCAGCCCGACGAAGCGCTGCCGCTTCGCATCGCTTGCCTTGCCGAGCGACTGCGCGCCGAGTTGGGCGCG
This Pseudomonas sp. ATCC 13867 DNA region includes the following protein-coding sequences:
- a CDS encoding 5-oxoprolinase subunit PxpA, translating into MTERTTRILLNCDMGESFGAWSMGDDTHAMPLIDQANLACGYHAGDPLTMQRTVRLAVEQGVSIGAHPAYPDLAGFGRRHLSCSPEEVRALVLYQIGALDAFCRAAGTRVDYVKPHGALYNDLVRDDALLSAVLDACAAYRKGLPLMVLALADNRRELQLADAADVPLMFEAFADRAYLPDGQLAPRRLPDAVHHEPQRILDQALAIARGEPFPDIDGNPLRLRADSLCVHGDNPESLAVLRRLRGLLDQA